A region of Vitis riparia cultivar Riparia Gloire de Montpellier isolate 1030 chromosome 1, EGFV_Vit.rip_1.0, whole genome shotgun sequence DNA encodes the following proteins:
- the LOC117920697 gene encoding ubiquitin-like-specific protease 1A encodes MTQLSEILYDMHGTYITRDELSSLNGGRWIIGLVCRMMNVEQDIPPRAHYFDPSFSVVLANLTSKAKKHEIKERCWMFLHAEFVGHDFSSCDMLFFPVCDNNHWYVHVVNIPASRVEILSSLPLRRGNGISVVSRRLSDAIDQAFHAHGMLRRVEVSKFQHVQPQIVQQLNGYDCGMFAIKYMKHWNGATLAHSIAEDKMHLYRLRLVVTLVTNAANNARDKVLKAC; translated from the exons CGAGATCTTGTATGATATGCATGGCACATATATAACACGGGATGAGCTTTCTTCGCTCAATGGAGGCCGTTGG ATTATCGGACTGGTCTGCCGAATGATGAATGTAGAACAAGATATACCACCGCGCGCACACTATTTCGACCCATCATTCTCC GTGGTGCTAGCCAACCTTACGTCAAAGGccaaaaaacatgaaatcaaagaGCGGTGTTGGATGTTCCTTCATGCTGAATTTGTGGGTCATGATTTCTCTAGTTGTGATATG CTATTTTTTCCCGTCTGCGACAACAACCATTGGTACGTGCACGTGGTCAATATTCCAGCTTCAAGGGTCGAAATCTTATCTTCGTTGCCTTTAAGAAGGGGTAACGGGATAAGTGTTGTATCGAGACGCTTGTCTGATGCAATTGATCAAGCATTCCATGCTCATGGCATGCTCAGGCGAGTGGAGGTCTCAAAATTCCAGCATGTGCAACCCCAAATTGTGCAACAACTAAATGG ATATGATTGTGGCATGTTCGCAATCAAGTACATGAAACATTGGAATGGGGCGACACTAGCACATTCAATTGCAGAG GACAAGATGCATCTATATCGACTGAGGCTGGTCGTTACTTTGGTTACTAATGCCGCAAACAATGCTAGAGATAAGGTCTTGAAGGCGTGttga